In Trichoplusia ni isolate ovarian cell line Hi5 chromosome 7, tn1, whole genome shotgun sequence, a single genomic region encodes these proteins:
- the LOC113495819 gene encoding leucine-rich repeat-containing protein 15-like encodes MKKESWPSGRAEGCFSRNTRCQLLLLIWSTSAVMIGCNGVEMTCPEECSCRTTFDPEDGAAVRVACTRGGMRVIPVDFIDRNAHVIIISAPDERQNSLTIGPIFTQPAPFVNLRELHIVNSNVPSIGQYSFWGLQNLMLINLTYNNLTSIGADNFRGLINLTDLHLDHNNIEQMPSETFRHLTSLRTLSLSNNQITTLVPRLFRMLAKLFYLDLSDNPLTELNPEVFKDIQHLRIFKCRRCLLRRVNTQIYHLVANLEELDLGENQFKYLTSDEFISLKKLKKLKLDGNQLSVIVDNMFGRNRELRVLSLARNRLALLAPAALANLTNLAHLDISHNKIDRFHLQTFAPVVDSLKTINFSGNNLVLNEIAIVLQILPEIHGVGLANLSLTDIPLNFFTYNEHLVALDISWNKFTNFPYKLLTKTKFLQRFDISHNKLQTLSELDLQRLEAIAQVNLIKNTWRCDQCSAGTMLVYMTTTVLNATLRHLKCYSPMRLRGVNFSEMTFDRLDPCPTTHEAQMSVIAGLMLVCVAVLAAVAAALCCTRRRAAHYYTNEEKRREHEHEHPDELLGHTELGSVATIHAPYHLVSKGS; translated from the coding sequence AAATACAAGATGTCAATTGCTCCTGCTGATATGGTCGACCAGCGCAGTCATGATTGGCTGCAACGGTGTGGAGATGACGTGTCCCGAGGAGTGCAGCTGCCGCACCACGTTCGACCCCGAGGACGGCGCGGCCGTGCGCGTGGCGTGCACGCGGGGCGGCATGCGCGTCATACCTGTCGACTTCATCGACCGAAATGCTCATGTAATAATCATATCCGCCCCCGACGAACGACAAAATTCACTAACGATCGGACCCATATTCACACAACCCGCACCATTCGTTAATCTACGGGAACTACACATTGTTAACTCCAACGTGCCTTCTATAGGTCAATACTCGTTTTGGGGACTacaaaatttaatgttaattaaccTAACCTACAACAATCTCACCAGCATCGGGGCAGATAACTTCAGAGGTCTTATAAATCTGACTGACTTGCATCTCGACCACAATAATATAGAACAGATGCCAAGCGAAACCTTCAGACATTTAACTTCTCTGAGGACCTTGAGTCTGTCTAATAATCAAATAACTACGTTGGTACCGAGACTATTTAGAATGCTGGCTAAATTATTCTACTTGGATCTCAGCGATAATCCACTCACTGAACTGAATCCAGAAGTTTTCAAGGATATACAGCATTTgagaatttttaaatgtagaagaTGTCTTCTGCGACGCGTCAATACCCAAATTTATCATTTGGTGGCCAATTTAGAAGAGCTGGATTTGGGCGAGAATCAGTTTAAATATCTAACATCTGATGAATTTATAAGCctaaaaaagcttaaaaagtTGAAACTGGACGGCAACCAACTGTCGGTGATCGTGGACAACATGTTCGGGCGGAACCGCGAGCTGCGCGTGCTGTCCCTGGCACGCAACCGGCTCGCCCTGCTGGCGCCCGCCGCGCTCGCCAACCTCACCAACCTGGCGCACTTGGATATAAGTCACAACAAAATTGATAGATTTCATCTACAAACTTTTGCTCCAGTCGTCGATTCtttgaaaactattaatttcagtGGAAACAATTTAGTCCTGAATGAAATTGCGATAGTACTCCAGATACTACCAGAAATCCATGGCGTTGGTTTGGCAAACTTGTCACTTACTGATATACCACTCAATTTCTTCACGTACAACGAACACCTCGTAGCTTTAGATATTTCTTGGAATAAGTTTACAAACTTTCCATACAAACTACTAACGAAGACAAAGTTTTTACAGAGATTCGATATATCGCATAACAAGTTACAAACGTTGAGTGAACTAGATTTGCAAAGACTCGAAGCGATTGCTCAAGTGAATTTGATAAAGAACACGTGGCGATGCGATCAGTGCTCAGCAGGGACTATGCTAGTGTATATGACTACGACAGTGCTGAATGCAACTCTACGCCACCTCAAGTGTTACTCGCCAATGCGTTTGCGTGGAGTGAATTTCTCTGAAATGACTTTCGATCGGCTCGATCCATGTCCAACTACGCACGAGGCTCAAATGAGTGTCATTGCTGGGTTGATGCTCGTGTGCGTGGCGGTGTTGGCGGCCGTGGCAGCTGCGCTATGCTGCACTCGGCGTCGCGCCGCGCACTACTACACCAACGAGGAGAAGCGTCGCGAGCACGAGCACGAGCACCCGGACGAGCTGCTGGGGCACACGGAGCTGGGCAGCGTGGCCACCATCCACGCGCCCTACCACCTGGTCTCGAAGGGCAGCTAA